A region of Dioscorea cayenensis subsp. rotundata cultivar TDr96_F1 chromosome 5, TDr96_F1_v2_PseudoChromosome.rev07_lg8_w22 25.fasta, whole genome shotgun sequence DNA encodes the following proteins:
- the LOC120261262 gene encoding LOW QUALITY PROTEIN: protein TIC 100-like (The sequence of the model RefSeq protein was modified relative to this genomic sequence to represent the inferred CDS: inserted 1 base in 1 codon; deleted 1 base in 1 codon), whose protein sequence is MAADDANQPQPGEQQQPQQEEEEQQKGGEEVNEDAEEDELPSSSSSSSSESESDSESSDEDGTAYYDDTDDEEKDDNNPESNIQRFTKVLDSSYMKKRLEQQERDYNYHEDLFDFPKDPEQWREEDLRELWADAPLGVTKPGWDPFWADEEDWEVVREEIKEGRDPPIAPFYLPYRKYYPAIPDNHHDISNPKSVIEELDRIEEFLRWVSYIFPDGSTYEGTIWDDLAHGKGVLVAEQGLVRYEGEWLQNQMEGHGVVEVDIPEAQPIPGSKLEAKMRAEGRIITRDFMSPGDRKWLEKDIEDTVRLVGHVTEIPYYESDEWIKQFGSKPEKGRYRYAGQWKHGRMHGCGVYEVNERIIYGRFYXGNHVQDSTAVMKNVSALHAGIAEVAAAKARMFVNKPDGMIREERGPYGDPQHPYFYDEEDVWMAPGFINQFYEVPDYWKVYVQEVDQEREMWLNSFYKAPLRLPMPAELEYWWSRDDTPEFVLINKEPEPDPKDPSKLIYTEDPLILHTRTGRLINYVEDEEHGVRLFWQPRVEDGEDMDPEKIEFLPLGFDEFYGRATPGTEKEVKPSGVIAAIDNAFKPLLNRIQKWIEEKKKTSEANLKLYEKELEFIDAELDLEEAMEDMEIILKEKQKEEEKRAAVENDTDEMPASTGQDEARPDDGEDGDDDEDDEGAPTSFGTVGEGADGDILDGSEEKKSGRSPFSSLSMSLASWSLASMVPYKIQESFLSWKNGRQHPSAEFPPKMDCRRFTEYQQGLDSVAFHTRFNQQINLRAAIDKRSPRKMNNGHWQLKSLARILSAGHSYNAGKMIQIKEETKIEASLSHSILSFHVPITDNL, encoded by the exons ATGGCGGCCGACGACGCCAACCAGCCTCAGCCAGGGGAACAACAGCAACCACAGCAGGAAGAAGAGGAACAACAAAAGGGTGGAGAAGAAGTGAATGAGGATGCTGAGGAGGATGAGCTTCCGTcgtcatcatcctcttcatcgTCGGAATCGGAGTCAGACTCCGAGTCCTCCGATGAGGATGGCACCGCTTACTACGATGACACCGACGATGAGGAGAAGGACGACAACAACCCGGAGTCGAATATCCAGCGTTTCACCAAGGTCCTCGACAGCTCGTACATGAAGAAGCGGCTGGAGCAGCAGGAGCGCGACTACAACTACCACGAGGACCTCTTTGACTTCCCAAAGGACCCTGAGCAGTGGCGCGAGGAGGACCTCAGAGAACTCTGGGCAGATGCCCCTCTCGGCGTGACAAAGCCCGGCTGGGACCCCTTCTGGGCTGACGAGGAGGACTGGGAGGTCGTCAGGGAGGAGATCAAGGAAGGGCGTGATCCTCCCATCGCTCCATTCTATCTTCCCTACCGCAAGTACTACCCAGCCATCCCCGACAATCACCACGACATCTCCAACCCCAAGTCGGTCATCGAAGAGCTTGATCGCATCGAGGAGTTTCTCCGGTGGGTCAGCTACATT TTCCCCGATGGCAGCAC GTATGAAGGAACTATCTGGGATGATTTGGCTCATGGAAAAGGTGTTCTTGTTGCTGAACAGGGACTTGTCAG GTATGAAGGGGAATGGCTTCAAAACCAAATGGAAGGTCATGGGGTTGTCGAAGTTGACATTCCTGAAGCACAGCCTATTCCAGGTTCAAA GCTGGAAGCTAAGATGCGAGCTGAAGGAAGGATAATAACTAGGGATTTCATGAGCCCTGGAGATAGGAAATGGCTGGAGAAGGACATTGAGGACACAGTACGCCTAGTTGGTCATGTTACAGAAATACCTTATTATGAAAGCGATGAATGGATCAAGCAGTTTGGAAGTAAACC GGAAAAAGGTCGATATAGATATGCTGGACAGTGGAAGCATGGGCGAATGCATGGTTGTGGTGTATATGAAGTCAATGAGcgtattatatat GGAAGATTCT TTGGGAACCATGTGCAAGATTCCACGGCTGTGATGAAAAATGTGTCAGCG CTGCATGCAGGAATTGCTGAAGTAGCAGCTGCAAAGGCACGGATGTTCGTTAACAAACCTGATGGAA TGATAAGGGAGGAGCGAGGTCCATATGGAGACCCGCAACATCCTTACTTTTATGACGAAGAGGATGTGTGGATGGCTCCTGGATTTATTAACCAATTTTATGAG GTTCCTGATTACTGGAAAGTTTATGTGCAAGAGGTTGATCAAGAAAGAGAGATGTGGTTGAACTCTTTCTATAAAGCACCACTTCGGCTGCCTATGCCTGCAGAGCTTGAGTATTGGTGGTCCAGAG ATGATACACCTGAATTTGTGCTCATCAACAAGGAGCCTGAGCCTGACCCAAAGGATCCTTCAAAACTCATATACACTGAGGACCCTCTCATTCTTCATACTCGCACTGGGCGTCTGATAAATTATGTGGAGGATGAAGAGCATGGGGTGCGTTTGTTCTGGCAACCCCGTGTAGAAGATGGGGAGGATATGGATCCTGAAAAGATAGAATTTTTGCCTCTTGGCTTTGATGAGTTTTATGGGCGAGCCACACCAGGTACGGAGAAGGAAGTCAAACCATCAGGCGTTATAGCTGCTATTGACAATGCATTTAAGCCACTGCTCAATAGAATTCAGAAGTGGattgaggagaagaagaaaactagTGAGGCGAATCTAAAACTTTATGAGAAAGAACTTGAATTCATTGATGCTGAGTTGGACCTGGAGGAGGCAATGGAAGATATGGAAATCATTCTCAAAGAAAAgcagaaggaagaagaaaagcgAGCAGCAGTGGAAAATGATACTGATGAAATGCCTGCTTCAACTGGCCAGGATGAAGCCCGACCAGATGACGGGGAggatggagatgatgatgaagatgatgaaggtgCACCAACAAGTTTTGGCACAGTTGGCGAAGGAGCTGATGGCGACATTTTGGATGgctctgaagaaaaaaaatcaggaaggtctccattttcttcattgtccaTGTCATTGGCTTCTTGGAGCCTGGCATCAATG GTACCTTACAAGATACAAGAGTCATTTCTTTCATGGAAGAATGGAAGACAACACCCAAGTGCTGAGTTCCCTCCCAAAATGGACTGCAGAAGATTCACAGAATATCAGCAGGGGCTGGATTCTGTGGCCTTCCACACTCGTTTTAACCAGCAGATAAATCTGAGGGCGGCCATTGATAAGCGGAGCCCTCGCAAGATGAACAACGGACATTGGCAGTTGAAATCCCTTGCTAGGATTCTGTCTGCAGGCCATAGTTACAATGCTGGAAAAATGAtccaaataaaagaagaaacaaaaattgaagCCTCTCTTAGTCACAGCATTTTATCCTTTCATGTCCCCATCACTGATAATCTCTAG